Proteins from one Streptomyces sp. NBC_00390 genomic window:
- a CDS encoding MerR family transcriptional regulator, which translates to MRIGELSRRTGVNAHQLRYYEAQGLLEADRGANGYREFDENAVLRVKQIRHLLGAGLSSEDIAYLLPCAVGEAPELPGCSELLAAMRSRLRRLDDQMERLAQSRDALADYIDAAERMGSVSYPPFDDADLEPVPA; encoded by the coding sequence ATGCGGATCGGGGAACTGAGTCGTCGGACGGGCGTCAACGCCCATCAGTTGCGCTACTACGAGGCCCAGGGCCTGCTGGAGGCAGACCGCGGCGCGAACGGTTACCGCGAGTTCGACGAGAACGCCGTGTTACGGGTGAAGCAGATCCGGCACCTGCTCGGCGCCGGTTTGTCCTCCGAAGACATCGCGTACCTGCTGCCCTGTGCGGTTGGAGAGGCCCCGGAGCTGCCCGGCTGTTCCGAGTTGCTGGCCGCGATGCGGTCACGGCTGCGGCGACTGGACGATCAGATGGAGAGGCTCGCTCAATCCCGCGACGCACTTGCCGACTACATCGATGCGGCCGAGCGAATGGGCAGCGTGAGCTATCCACCCTTCGACGATGCTGACCTGGAACCCGTCCCCGCCTGA
- a CDS encoding ABC transporter ATP-binding protein, translated as MTCIEPLLAVRNLTMTFPGRRRSAPVRAVDGITFDVAAGETLGLVGESGCGKSTTGRLIVRLLEPTAGSVTYDGRDISHLSQRELKPLRKDLQMVFQDPHSSLNPRQTVARIICDPLLVQGSSAADARKRAAELMELVGLIPEHIDRYPHEFSGGQAQRIGIARALATGPRLVVADEPVSALDVSVQAQIVNLMERLQGELGLAYLFIAHDLSVVKRVCDRVAVVYLGRIVEIGAKEQVYAAPAHPYTRALLSAVPLPDPAAERSRERITLLGDPPSPAAPPPGCTFHPRCHKAQEICRTEEPSLRITAPGAVRQVACHFPEAA; from the coding sequence ATGACGTGCATCGAACCCCTGCTGGCTGTACGGAACTTGACGATGACATTTCCCGGACGACGGCGATCCGCCCCGGTCCGGGCCGTCGACGGCATCACATTCGACGTGGCGGCGGGCGAGACGCTGGGACTTGTCGGAGAGTCCGGTTGCGGCAAGTCCACCACCGGCCGCCTGATCGTCCGGCTTCTGGAACCCACCGCCGGCTCCGTCACCTACGACGGACGCGACATCAGCCACCTGTCACAGCGGGAGCTGAAGCCGCTCCGCAAGGACCTGCAGATGGTCTTCCAGGACCCGCACTCCTCCCTCAACCCCCGTCAGACGGTGGCCCGGATCATCTGCGACCCGCTGCTCGTACAGGGCAGTTCCGCAGCGGACGCACGCAAGCGCGCCGCTGAACTGATGGAGCTGGTGGGGCTCATCCCCGAACACATCGACCGCTACCCCCACGAGTTCTCCGGCGGGCAGGCCCAGCGCATCGGCATCGCCCGCGCACTGGCCACCGGCCCCCGGCTGGTCGTCGCCGACGAGCCGGTCTCGGCCCTCGACGTGTCCGTCCAGGCCCAGATCGTCAATCTGATGGAGCGGCTCCAGGGCGAACTCGGCCTGGCCTACCTCTTCATCGCCCACGACCTGTCGGTCGTCAAACGGGTGTGCGACCGGGTCGCCGTGGTGTACCTGGGCCGCATCGTCGAGATCGGCGCGAAGGAACAGGTCTACGCCGCCCCGGCCCACCCGTACACGCGCGCGCTGCTGTCCGCCGTACCGCTGCCCGACCCGGCCGCCGAACGGTCCCGCGAGCGGATCACCCTGCTCGGTGACCCGCCCAGCCCGGCAGCTCCCCCGCCCGGCTGTACCTTCCATCCGCGCTGTCACAAGGCGCAGGAGATCTGCCGTACCGAGGAACCGTCCCTGCGAATCACAGCGCCGGGGGCGGTGCGCCAGGTGGCCTGCCACTTCCCCGAAGCGGCCTGA
- a CDS encoding ABC transporter substrate-binding protein codes for MDKHACTSLAAALVATLALGLSGCSGGPEASGTRNGKNPATTNNGQVVGGTPKKGGTLTVLSNQDFTHLDPARNWVMGDMDFGTRLLYRTLVTYKAQPGAKGGELVPDLAEDLGVSSNGAKTWTFRLKKGLKYEDGSPISAQDIKYNVERSFSPDLPGGPDYAARYLAGAEGYQGPAQGKHLDSIKTPDEHTIVFELRKPFAEFPYATVLPTFAPVPKAKDKGPQYDNRPFSSGPYKIESYDRDKQLLLVRNTHWDPGTDTVRKAYPDKVVVVMGLKGNQIDDRLIAGRGQDASAVPWGKLRPESTPKVLTKDDVRKRLLAESTNCTEMVQLHTGRAPFDSVKVRQAVQYALDRESILTASGGPALNDVATAYMPGSLFGGSQPDTLRIPATGDAVKAKQLLKEAGKPDGFSTSITVSNGDKGVGEAIQQSLGRAGIKVTIETVDPSAFYDTIGDTKNRTDLVYTGWCPDYPSGSTFLPFVFDGRYIKEKGNSGNHSLFRDEASMKRMDEIAAMTDAEQAGKAWRELDGQILAKAPAAPAVIERMPLLLGTNVAGAFGHTSFGGQIDYATVGLKDPSKSGN; via the coding sequence ATGGACAAGCACGCCTGCACCTCTCTCGCCGCAGCGCTGGTGGCGACCCTCGCCCTCGGCTTATCCGGCTGCTCCGGCGGGCCGGAGGCAAGCGGCACCCGCAACGGCAAGAATCCCGCAACGACCAACAACGGCCAGGTGGTTGGCGGGACGCCGAAGAAGGGTGGCACCCTCACCGTCCTGTCCAACCAGGACTTCACCCACCTCGACCCGGCCCGTAACTGGGTGATGGGCGACATGGACTTCGGAACCCGGCTGCTCTACCGCACCCTCGTCACGTACAAGGCACAACCGGGCGCCAAGGGCGGGGAGCTGGTACCCGACCTCGCCGAGGACCTCGGCGTCTCCTCCAACGGAGCCAAGACCTGGACTTTCAGGCTCAAGAAGGGCCTGAAGTACGAGGACGGCTCGCCGATCAGCGCTCAGGACATCAAGTACAACGTGGAGCGGTCCTTCTCCCCCGACCTGCCCGGCGGCCCCGACTACGCGGCCCGCTACCTTGCCGGCGCGGAGGGCTACCAGGGCCCGGCCCAGGGCAAGCACCTCGACTCCATCAAGACCCCCGACGAGCACACGATCGTCTTCGAACTGCGCAAGCCCTTCGCCGAGTTCCCCTACGCGACGGTCCTGCCCACCTTCGCCCCGGTGCCGAAGGCGAAGGACAAGGGGCCCCAGTACGACAACCGCCCCTTCTCGTCGGGGCCGTACAAGATCGAGTCATACGACCGGGACAAGCAGCTCCTGCTGGTCCGCAACACCCACTGGGACCCGGGCACCGACACGGTGCGCAAGGCGTATCCGGACAAGGTGGTCGTGGTGATGGGGCTCAAGGGCAACCAGATCGACGACCGGCTCATCGCAGGCCGGGGCCAGGACGCCTCCGCCGTGCCGTGGGGCAAGCTGCGCCCCGAGAGCACCCCCAAGGTGCTGACCAAGGACGATGTCAGAAAGCGGCTGCTCGCCGAGTCCACCAACTGCACCGAGATGGTGCAACTGCACACCGGCCGTGCGCCGTTCGACAGTGTCAAGGTGCGTCAGGCCGTGCAGTACGCCCTGGACCGCGAGAGCATCCTGACCGCCTCCGGCGGGCCGGCCCTCAACGACGTGGCCACCGCCTACATGCCGGGGTCGCTCTTCGGCGGCAGCCAGCCCGACACCCTGAGGATTCCCGCAACCGGTGACGCGGTGAAGGCGAAGCAGCTGCTGAAGGAGGCGGGCAAGCCGGACGGCTTCTCCACCAGCATCACCGTCTCCAACGGCGACAAGGGGGTCGGCGAGGCGATCCAGCAGTCCCTCGGCCGAGCCGGGATCAAGGTCACCATCGAGACGGTGGACCCGTCCGCCTTCTACGACACCATCGGAGACACCAAGAACCGCACGGACCTTGTCTACACCGGCTGGTGCCCCGACTACCCCTCCGGTTCCACCTTCCTGCCCTTCGTCTTCGACGGCCGCTACATCAAGGAGAAGGGCAACTCCGGCAATCACTCGCTCTTCCGCGACGAGGCGAGCATGAAGCGGATGGACGAGATCGCCGCCATGACCGATGCCGAGCAGGCGGGCAAGGCGTGGCGCGAGCTGGACGGACAGATCCTCGCCAAGGCCCCGGCGGCACCCGCCGTCATCGAGCGCATGCCCCTCCTGCTCGGTACCAACGTCGCGGGCGCCTTCGGCCACACATCCTTCGGCGGCCAGATCGACTACGCCACGGTCGGCCTCAAGGACCCCTCCAAGAGCGGCAACTGA
- a CDS encoding SsgA family sporulation/cell division regulator — translation MSQEKAQGEAKEAIWWTEATQVRVGTLLPIPTSFQYTVQDPYAVQITFHPVPDRGLGISWYVERGLLARGTRTRAGDGDVQVQPAPGPAGPSYTLLQIGPATERALFRIDTPPLLEWLTLTHSLVPPGTEDTRLNWKPFERLLADT, via the coding sequence ATGAGCCAGGAGAAAGCGCAAGGCGAAGCGAAAGAAGCCATTTGGTGGACCGAAGCCACGCAGGTCCGAGTCGGCACGCTCCTTCCCATCCCGACCTCCTTCCAATACACGGTCCAGGACCCGTATGCGGTGCAGATCACGTTCCATCCGGTTCCCGACCGCGGCCTCGGCATCTCCTGGTACGTGGAGCGGGGCCTCCTCGCACGCGGCACCCGGACCCGGGCCGGAGACGGCGATGTGCAGGTACAGCCCGCGCCCGGCCCGGCCGGCCCCTCCTACACGCTGCTGCAGATCGGCCCTGCCACGGAGCGTGCCCTGTTCCGCATTGACACCCCGCCGCTGCTGGAGTGGCTCACCCTGACCCACTCCCTTGTTCCTCCAGGCACCGAAGACACCCGCCTGAACTGGAAGCCCTTCGAGCGGCTACTCGCTGACACCTGA
- a CDS encoding NAD(P)-dependent oxidoreductase, whose protein sequence is MNNKTDTPVTVIGLGRMGQALAGAFLKAGHPTIVWNRTTSKADQLVAEGARLAPTVGDALKAGSLTIICVTDYQAMHELLGASDIELDGTMLINLTSGDSAQARQAAQWADQRGAHYLDGAIMAIPPAIGTVEAVILHSGPQSDFEAHKSILEALGTVTYLGADHGLASLYDVAGLAMMWSVLNAWLQGTALLRSAGVDAATYAPFAQQIAAGVAEWLPGYAEQIDSGSFPAEVSALETEVRSMAHLVEESEAVGVNAELPKLIKAMADRSIAAGHGGEQYPVLIEEFGKPSDD, encoded by the coding sequence ATGAACAACAAAACCGATACACCCGTGACAGTCATCGGACTCGGACGGATGGGTCAGGCACTCGCCGGCGCGTTCCTGAAGGCCGGGCATCCCACAATCGTGTGGAACCGTACGACCTCCAAGGCCGACCAGTTGGTGGCCGAGGGTGCACGGCTGGCGCCAACGGTTGGCGACGCGCTCAAGGCAGGTTCCCTGACGATCATCTGCGTCACCGACTACCAGGCCATGCACGAGCTGCTCGGCGCGAGCGATATCGAGCTGGACGGCACGATGTTGATCAACCTGACCTCGGGCGACTCGGCCCAGGCCCGGCAAGCCGCCCAATGGGCCGACCAGCGAGGCGCCCATTACCTGGACGGCGCCATCATGGCCATCCCGCCGGCGATCGGGACCGTCGAGGCGGTGATTCTGCACAGCGGGCCGCAGTCGGACTTCGAGGCACACAAGTCAATACTCGAAGCACTCGGCACCGTCACCTACCTTGGCGCGGACCATGGGCTGGCGTCCCTGTACGACGTGGCCGGCCTGGCCATGATGTGGAGCGTCCTGAACGCCTGGCTCCAGGGCACTGCCCTGCTCAGGTCGGCCGGTGTTGACGCCGCAACGTATGCGCCGTTTGCCCAGCAGATCGCTGCCGGTGTGGCCGAATGGCTGCCTGGATATGCCGAGCAGATCGACAGCGGCTCCTTCCCGGCCGAGGTGTCGGCCCTGGAGACCGAGGTGCGGTCGATGGCGCACCTGGTCGAGGAGAGCGAGGCGGTGGGTGTCAACGCCGAACTGCCGAAGTTGATCAAGGCGATGGCCGACCGTTCGATCGCAGCCGGACACGGAGGGGAGCAGTATCCCGTGCTGATCGAAGAGTTCGGCAAACCCAGCGACGACTGA
- a CDS encoding ABC transporter ATP-binding protein: MGDLEPALCVRDLTVTFTTTHGPVRAVDSLGFEVRHGETLGIVGESGSGKSVTSLAVMGLHTGASVSGSIVLGGRELTGLPERELNRLRGRKMAMIFQDPLSSLHPYYTVGEQMAEHHRVHFGSGRRAARERAVEALAEVGIPEPRRRVREYPHQFSGGMRQRVMIAMALSCEPELLIADEPTTALDVTVQAQILELIARIQQERGLAVIMITHDLGVVARVAHEVLVMYGGRAVERADVDTLFTAPAHPYTRGLLDSLPRFDDSDDEPLRAIPGTPPSLLTPAPGCAFAPRCPRLARASDQERSHCEKELPLLDGPAGHPAACHLPAYEGIAS, from the coding sequence ATGGGCGACCTTGAACCCGCACTCTGCGTACGGGACCTGACGGTCACTTTCACCACCACTCACGGTCCCGTGCGGGCCGTGGACAGCCTCGGTTTCGAGGTGCGGCACGGAGAGACCCTTGGCATTGTCGGCGAGTCCGGTTCCGGCAAGTCCGTCACCTCCCTGGCCGTGATGGGCCTGCACACCGGCGCCTCCGTCTCCGGCTCCATCGTCCTGGGCGGCCGGGAGCTGACCGGTCTGCCGGAGCGCGAACTGAACCGGCTGCGCGGCAGGAAAATGGCGATGATCTTCCAGGATCCGCTCTCCAGCCTCCATCCGTACTACACCGTGGGCGAACAGATGGCCGAGCACCACCGCGTGCACTTCGGCAGCGGCAGACGAGCCGCCCGTGAGCGGGCCGTGGAAGCGCTGGCCGAGGTCGGCATCCCCGAGCCGAGACGCCGGGTGCGGGAGTACCCGCACCAGTTCTCCGGCGGCATGCGCCAGCGCGTGATGATCGCGATGGCCCTGTCCTGCGAACCCGAACTGCTGATCGCGGACGAGCCGACCACCGCCCTGGACGTCACCGTCCAGGCGCAGATCCTGGAGCTCATCGCACGGATCCAGCAGGAACGGGGGCTGGCGGTCATCATGATCACACACGATCTGGGAGTGGTCGCCCGCGTTGCCCACGAGGTGCTGGTGATGTACGGGGGCAGGGCTGTCGAAAGGGCCGACGTGGACACCCTGTTCACGGCACCGGCCCACCCCTACACCCGCGGCCTGCTCGACTCCCTTCCCCGCTTCGACGACAGCGACGACGAACCCCTGAGAGCGATCCCCGGCACCCCACCGTCCCTGCTCACCCCGGCCCCCGGCTGCGCGTTCGCGCCCCGCTGCCCCAGGCTCGCCCGCGCCTCCGACCAGGAGCGCTCCCACTGCGAGAAGGAACTCCCCCTCCTCGACGGCCCGGCCGGGCATCCGGCCGCCTGCCACCTCCCCGCGTACGAAGGCATCGCCTCATGA
- a CDS encoding PRC-barrel domain-containing protein, with the protein MSDIWGYQPTTGYTAGTSLVGFKVEATDGSIGKVDKHSDEVGSSYLVVDTGVWIFGKHVLLPAGTVTRVDAAEEKIYVECTKDQIKDAPEFDKDKHLSDLGHRQQTGDYYSRYGS; encoded by the coding sequence ATGAGCGACATCTGGGGCTACCAGCCGACGACCGGCTACACCGCGGGCACCAGCCTGGTCGGTTTCAAGGTCGAGGCGACCGACGGAAGCATCGGAAAGGTCGACAAGCATTCCGATGAGGTCGGATCGTCGTACCTGGTCGTCGACACCGGAGTCTGGATCTTCGGCAAGCACGTACTGCTTCCCGCCGGCACCGTCACCCGCGTCGACGCCGCCGAGGAAAAGATCTACGTCGAATGCACCAAGGACCAGATCAAGGACGCCCCCGAATTCGACAAGGACAAGCACCTCAGCGACCTCGGGCACCGTCAGCAGACCGGCGACTATTACAGCCGCTACGGCAGCTGA
- a CDS encoding AfsR/SARP family transcriptional regulator: MDLGPVRRQAVLAALALRPGFLVSHEQLLDGVWGAEPPKSGRKVLPSYVYALRQLLDTEGTGPADSVIRGERGGYRLVVDGIQLDVADLAEQVAGAQRAKAAGDLTTAMNRFSEALALFRGEPLAGLPGPFADVERQRLSERLRTVRTQRLECLVLLGRFADALDDLAALSLSSPYDESLVALRMRALYGSERQAEALNVYQDTLERLRDELGVGPGDELRRVHEAVLRRDDERLLGPAMARSAALPTRPGLRRAVNELPGDAGHLIGREVELAQLIVPSVPGSVSIVTVDGTAGVGKTALVVRAARELSARHPDGCLFVDLRAHSRQRRQSPEQALQRLLRSLGAPKGELPSDLEELTAVWRAATSPLRLLLVLDDALDADQIRPLLPAGAGSTVLVAGRRRLAELDADRRVSLEPLESGDAVSLLSHIIGEERASREPEATRQLVGLCDGLPLALRIAGSRLQNRRTWTVEYLVGRMAGDEHRLGELSVGDRSVEATFRLSYDQLAPEQQRGFRALGLAPTVEFDVLTAATMLDRPSCDTEQILESLVDTSLLQQPRPGRYRLHDLVRVHARRLAEATPAEAAAARTAALRLYLDAARITSDFGSAGFPTGPRPADAPFTHWQDAETWLDAAGGELADVVGHAAVLGEADHACWIAEALVDYFVRQGRYHECQTALEIALAHVDEATDQRMALALRNCLGYTGVYQRRYRQARTCVTEALDLSRRRTDPFEEARALAALGAVDLSVGEDDRAIRHLTAAVDLARHLSNDWIASISLVTLGLAHQFRRRNEEALACFADAHTHAETDGRPRVLGRTLTCAADVHLRLGHYGEAKSRFRQAVELGEQVGDIFLCARSLTRLGTAELGEGNLNAAVALHHQALLHHQLLSPITDPSYHWLEMDIRSRLGHAYLATGRVHEAREQFQAVLDAHAARALAIEGIGADL; this comes from the coding sequence TTGGACCTGGGGCCCGTTCGGCGACAGGCCGTACTGGCCGCGCTGGCGCTGCGCCCGGGCTTCCTGGTGAGCCACGAGCAGTTGCTCGACGGGGTCTGGGGGGCCGAGCCGCCGAAGTCCGGCCGCAAGGTACTGCCCAGCTACGTCTACGCGTTACGGCAGCTCCTCGACACGGAGGGCACCGGGCCGGCGGACTCGGTGATCCGCGGGGAACGAGGCGGATACCGCCTCGTCGTGGACGGGATCCAGCTCGACGTGGCGGACCTCGCCGAGCAGGTCGCCGGCGCTCAGCGCGCGAAGGCGGCCGGCGACCTGACCACCGCGATGAACCGGTTTTCCGAGGCGCTCGCCCTGTTTCGCGGCGAGCCACTGGCCGGGTTGCCCGGACCCTTCGCCGACGTCGAACGGCAGCGACTGTCGGAGCGCCTGCGCACGGTTCGAACCCAGCGGCTCGAGTGCTTGGTTCTGCTCGGCCGCTTCGCCGACGCACTGGACGACCTCGCCGCCCTGTCGCTGTCCAGTCCGTACGACGAGTCGCTGGTGGCGTTGCGCATGCGCGCGCTGTACGGCAGCGAACGCCAGGCGGAGGCGCTGAACGTCTATCAGGACACGCTCGAGCGCCTGCGCGACGAGCTAGGGGTCGGTCCTGGTGATGAACTCCGCCGCGTACATGAAGCGGTGTTGCGCCGGGACGACGAACGCCTCCTCGGTCCGGCCATGGCGCGCTCCGCCGCGCTGCCCACCCGGCCGGGGCTGCGCCGCGCAGTCAATGAACTGCCGGGCGATGCGGGCCACCTGATCGGGCGGGAGGTGGAGCTGGCGCAGCTGATCGTGCCTTCTGTGCCCGGATCCGTATCGATCGTGACGGTGGACGGTACGGCCGGGGTCGGCAAGACCGCGCTCGTCGTCCGCGCGGCCCGTGAGCTCAGCGCCCGTCACCCGGACGGCTGTCTGTTCGTGGACCTGCGCGCGCACAGCAGGCAGCGGCGGCAATCGCCGGAGCAGGCGCTGCAGCGACTGCTGCGATCGCTCGGCGCACCCAAGGGCGAGTTGCCGAGCGACCTCGAAGAACTCACCGCCGTCTGGCGCGCGGCAACCAGCCCGCTACGACTGCTCCTCGTGCTGGACGACGCCCTGGACGCCGACCAGATACGACCGCTGCTTCCCGCAGGAGCGGGAAGCACGGTGCTGGTGGCGGGCCGACGACGGCTGGCCGAACTGGACGCCGACCGACGGGTCTCCCTGGAGCCTCTGGAGAGCGGGGATGCGGTGTCCCTGCTCTCGCACATCATCGGAGAGGAGCGCGCGAGCAGGGAGCCGGAGGCGACGCGTCAGCTGGTCGGGCTGTGCGACGGGCTGCCGCTGGCACTGCGCATCGCCGGATCGCGGCTGCAGAACCGCCGTACCTGGACGGTGGAGTACCTGGTGGGCCGTATGGCAGGCGATGAGCACCGGCTCGGTGAACTGAGCGTCGGGGATCGCAGCGTGGAGGCGACCTTCCGCCTGTCGTACGACCAGCTCGCACCCGAGCAGCAGCGCGGATTCCGCGCCCTGGGTCTGGCACCGACGGTCGAGTTCGACGTACTGACGGCGGCGACCATGCTCGACCGGCCGTCCTGCGACACCGAGCAGATCCTGGAAAGCCTGGTCGACACGAGTCTCCTGCAGCAGCCGCGTCCGGGCCGCTACCGATTGCACGACCTGGTTCGGGTGCACGCACGACGCCTCGCGGAAGCCACGCCCGCCGAAGCCGCCGCCGCGCGCACAGCCGCGCTCCGTCTCTATCTGGACGCCGCCCGGATCACCAGTGACTTCGGCTCTGCCGGTTTCCCCACCGGACCCCGGCCCGCCGACGCACCGTTCACACATTGGCAGGACGCGGAGACCTGGCTGGACGCGGCCGGTGGCGAGCTCGCCGATGTCGTCGGACACGCCGCGGTCCTCGGCGAGGCCGATCATGCCTGCTGGATCGCCGAGGCGCTGGTCGACTACTTCGTACGCCAGGGCCGCTACCACGAGTGCCAGACGGCCCTTGAGATCGCACTCGCGCACGTGGACGAGGCCACCGACCAGCGGATGGCCCTCGCCCTGCGGAACTGCCTGGGCTACACCGGCGTGTACCAACGCCGGTACCGACAGGCCCGCACCTGCGTCACCGAGGCACTGGACCTCAGCCGGCGCCGCACCGACCCGTTCGAAGAGGCCCGGGCTCTCGCCGCGCTGGGGGCTGTCGACCTGAGTGTGGGCGAGGACGACCGGGCTATTCGCCATCTCACTGCGGCGGTGGACCTGGCCCGACATCTGAGCAACGACTGGATCGCCTCCATATCACTCGTCACCCTCGGCCTCGCCCACCAATTCCGGCGACGGAACGAGGAGGCGCTGGCCTGCTTTGCCGACGCCCACACGCACGCCGAGACGGACGGCAGACCGCGCGTACTGGGCAGGACCTTGACCTGCGCCGCCGATGTCCACCTCCGGCTCGGCCACTACGGTGAGGCCAAGAGCCGGTTCCGTCAGGCGGTCGAACTGGGTGAGCAGGTCGGGGACATCTTCCTCTGCGCGCGCAGTCTGACCCGGCTGGGCACGGCGGAGCTGGGCGAGGGAAACCTGAACGCGGCCGTAGCCCTCCATCACCAGGCCCTTCTCCACCACCAGCTGCTGTCCCCGATCACCGACCCCAGCTACCACTGGCTGGAGATGGACATCCGCAGTCGGCTGGGCCACGCCTACTTGGCGACGGGCCGCGTCCACGAGGCGCGTGAGCAGTTCCAGGCCGTGCTCGACGCGCACGCCGCCCGTGCACTGGCGATTGAGGGGATCGGCGCGGATCTTTGA
- a CDS encoding hydrophobic protein: MVPLILVLLLALILFGAGFALKALWIVAAVVLAVWLLGFVMRSAGTGGSRSRWYRW, translated from the coding sequence ATGGTTCCCCTGATACTCGTTCTCCTGCTGGCCCTGATTCTCTTCGGTGCCGGATTTGCCCTGAAGGCACTGTGGATCGTGGCGGCCGTCGTGCTCGCTGTGTGGCTGCTCGGTTTCGTCATGCGCTCCGCCGGAACGGGAGGAAGTCGCAGCCGCTGGTACCGCTGGTAA
- a CDS encoding ABC transporter permease yields MIVYLGRRMLGVIGVLIAVAAVTFTIFYVLPADPAAAACGKSCSAERLEAIRAHMGLDQPLWRQFADFVTGIFTGRTMGSGQYALHCDFPCLGYSYENSQGVWDLLTDRLPVSASLALGAAVIWLFLGLTAGVTAALRKDTLTDRALMVGAVAAASLPVYFTSVMLIYGLIRTAGLLPYPQYVEFTSDPLHWASNLLLPWLALAILYAAMYARQSRSSMIETMAEPYIRTARAKGLPRRTVVVKHGLRAGMTPILTIFGMDLGGLLAGAVITESIFGIPGIGRLFYGALSTGDQPVILGVTLLAATFIVVANLAVDLLYAVVDPRVRY; encoded by the coding sequence GTGATCGTCTACCTCGGCCGCCGGATGCTCGGCGTCATCGGCGTCCTGATCGCCGTCGCGGCCGTCACCTTCACCATCTTCTACGTCCTGCCCGCAGACCCCGCTGCCGCGGCCTGCGGCAAGTCGTGCAGCGCGGAGCGACTGGAGGCGATCCGCGCCCACATGGGCCTGGACCAGCCGCTGTGGCGGCAGTTCGCGGACTTCGTCACCGGCATCTTCACCGGCCGCACCATGGGCAGCGGCCAGTACGCGCTGCACTGCGACTTCCCCTGCCTGGGCTACTCGTACGAGAACAGCCAAGGCGTGTGGGACCTGCTGACGGACCGGCTCCCGGTCTCCGCTTCTCTCGCCCTGGGGGCCGCGGTGATCTGGCTGTTCCTCGGCCTGACCGCGGGAGTCACCGCCGCCCTGCGCAAGGACACCCTCACCGACCGCGCCCTGATGGTCGGCGCGGTCGCCGCCGCCTCCCTGCCCGTCTACTTCACCTCGGTGATGCTCATCTACGGGCTGATCCGGACCGCCGGCCTCCTCCCCTACCCGCAATACGTGGAGTTCACCTCCGACCCCCTCCACTGGGCCTCGAACCTGCTGCTGCCCTGGCTGGCCCTGGCCATCCTGTACGCGGCCATGTACGCGCGGCAGAGCCGCAGTTCGATGATCGAGACGATGGCGGAGCCGTACATCCGCACCGCCCGCGCCAAGGGACTGCCGCGCCGCACGGTCGTGGTCAAGCACGGGTTGCGGGCAGGTATGACGCCCATCCTCACCATCTTCGGGATGGACCTGGGCGGGCTGCTCGCGGGCGCGGTGATCACCGAGTCCATCTTCGGGATCCCGGGCATCGGGCGGCTCTTCTACGGAGCGCTGTCCACCGGCGATCAGCCGGTCATCCTCGGCGTCACGTTGCTCGCCGCCACCTTCATCGTCGTCGCCAACCTGGCCGTCGACCTGCTGTACGCCGTCGTCGACCCCCGAGTGAGGTACTGA
- a CDS encoding ABC transporter permease: MASTVSVPVGSSPWQLARAELRRRSSVKVSLVVVALFAVMAVAAPLLSALGGWSPEEFDKSAVDPYLGGQPIGPFGGVSAEHWLGVEPVTGRDLFARVVHGARISLLIAFAATAIVVIAGTVAGVAAGYFGGRTDAVLSRLMDLTMSFPSLIFMIAMMSVARDVNRVVLMTAVIGLFGWPGIARVVRGQTLSLRHREYVDAARVAGSGPWRIIGRSILPGVAGPVIAYTTLIIPGMIATEAALSYLGVGVRPPTPSWGQMIAESVAFYDTDPMYFVIPSLCLFLTVLAFTLLGDALRDVLDPRGSRT, from the coding sequence ATGGCTTCCACAGTCTCCGTTCCGGTGGGCAGCAGCCCCTGGCAGCTCGCCCGCGCGGAACTGCGCCGTCGCTCCTCTGTGAAGGTCTCGCTCGTCGTGGTCGCGCTCTTCGCGGTCATGGCAGTGGCCGCTCCTCTGCTCAGCGCGCTGGGCGGCTGGTCCCCCGAGGAGTTCGACAAGTCCGCCGTCGACCCCTATCTGGGCGGACAGCCCATCGGTCCGTTCGGCGGCGTCTCGGCCGAGCACTGGCTCGGCGTCGAACCCGTCACGGGCCGGGACCTGTTCGCCCGTGTCGTGCACGGCGCCCGGATCTCCCTGCTCATCGCCTTCGCCGCCACCGCGATCGTCGTCATCGCGGGGACGGTGGCCGGGGTCGCAGCCGGCTACTTCGGCGGCCGCACCGACGCCGTGCTCTCCCGCCTGATGGACCTCACCATGTCCTTCCCGTCCCTCATCTTCATGATCGCGATGATGTCCGTGGCCAGGGACGTCAACCGGGTGGTCCTGATGACCGCCGTGATCGGCCTGTTCGGCTGGCCGGGAATTGCCCGCGTCGTGCGCGGCCAGACACTGTCGCTGAGGCATCGCGAGTACGTGGACGCGGCGCGCGTCGCCGGATCGGGGCCCTGGCGGATCATCGGCCGGTCCATCCTGCCGGGCGTCGCCGGGCCCGTCATCGCGTACACCACTCTGATCATCCCGGGGATGATCGCCACCGAGGCGGCCCTGAGCTACCTGGGCGTCGGCGTCCGTCCGCCCACCCCCTCGTGGGGGCAGATGATCGCCGAGAGCGTCGCCTTCTACGACACCGATCCGATGTACTTCGTCATCCCGAGCCTCTGTCTGTTCCTCACCGTGCTCGCGTTCACACTGCTCGGCGACGCGCTGCGCGACGTCCTCGACCCGAGAGGAAGCCGCACGTGA